The region AGAGATTCTATTTTTTAGACAAAAAGATAAAACGATCGTCGCCCTAGACAATAAATGTCCTCACCGTGGAGCAAGCCTTGCTCATGGAGAACTCACCGAACAGAATGAAATCGCCTGTCCTTTTCACGCCATTCGCTTTAATCAAGAGGGCAAGGCAACTGCCATTCCCGCCAATGGATTGTCCGCCGAAGTTCCCAAAAACATGTGCGTTAAATCGTGGCCGGTGCAAGAAGCCCACGGTTTTATCTGGCTATGGTACGGCGAAGCGTTAGAACATTATCCACCCGTACCGTGGTTCGAAAACCTCCCCGATACCATGCCCTACCGTGAGTCTACACATTTGTGGAATTGCCACTATACACGTTGTATAGAGAATCAACTAGATTTTGCCCATGTGCCTATTGTCCATAAAAAGACGATTGGACGCGGAAATAAAACCGTCATCGACATGCCTATGCTCGAAAAAAATGAAAGAGGCTTTCTCACCAAGACCGATTTTCATCAAGATACCGGACAAGTTGTCGATCACAAAAAGCATCCTGCGCACGACTTCTCGCGCTTTCATCTTGAGTTTGTCTGGCCCAACATCTGGCAAAATTATCTCTACAACAAAGCGCGCGCCGTTCTCGCCTTTAGCCCCATCGACGAACATCACACCCTCATTTACATGCGCTACTACCACGAAATTCCCTTATTTGGCTCCATCGTAAGGCACTTTGGACTACAATTCAGCCAAAAGATCCTCCAAGAAGATCACGACGTCGTGATGACCCAACGCCCCGACAAAAGCGATTATCATATGGGTGAAATTCTCCTACCGCAAGAGAGCCCCATTATTCTCTATCGTAAAGGCAGGGAAGAGCAACAATTATATTAACGAGTATGATTAAATTTTTCCAAAATTTTTAAAAAAAGAAAAAACTCCTCACTTTATAACCATAGGCGATACCCCCTGTATACTATCCTTATAGAGAATGGAGGAGTTTTTCCTATGCACATACGCAATATGACCCAAGAGAGCTTAATTCTATTAGAACATGAAGCTTCTACGCGGGCGCAAGTATTAGATCACTTAGCCGATCAACTAGAAAAAGCAGGCTATATTAGCAATAAGCAACAATATCTTCAGGATGTTTTCACGCGAGAAGAAGAGTCCCCCACCGGCTTTGAGCAAGGTATTGCCATTCCGCATGGGAGATCTTCTGCTGTAATAAAGAGCGGATTCGCCTTTATGCGCACGAAAAAAGTCATTAAAGATTGGCCTAGCTTAGACGAAGAGAACCAAGTACAACTCATCTTCTTATTAGCAATTCCTCAAGAAGGAAAAAGCAATGAGCAAATGAAACTCTTGGCAACACTCTCTACGGCATTACTCAACCAAAATTTCATCGATGATCTTATCCACGGAACGACACCCAAAGAGATTCTTCACGCACTCGATAAAATAGACATCCAAGACAAACACCGAACGCAATCATCTGCCACCATATCCCAAAAAAAACGTGTTCTAGCTATTACCGCCTGCGCTACGGGTATCGCACATACATACATGGCTGCCGAGGCGCTCGTTAAAGCAGGAAAAGCGCTCGATATAGATATACTCGTAGAAAAACAGGGCGCTAATGGCTTAGAAGATAAGCACACCCAAACTCTCATTGCACAGGCAGATGCACTCATTATTGCCTGCGACATCGCCCCCAAAGAGATCGAGCGCTTTGTGGGACTTCCCTATATATCCGTAAAGGTGGCGCAACCTCTCAAACATGCTGAAGAGTTAATCACGCGCGTACTCACCAACCCTGATGGTAGAGTAGAAACTACGGCGATGGAGAATGATACGGATCAAAACAAGAAGCACTCTTTATTAAGCGAGATGATGCAAGCCATTATGACCGGTATCTCTTACATGATTCCCGTCATTGTTGCCGCGGGGTTAATGATGGGGTTGGCAAAGCTTACGGCAATGGCTATGGGGCAAATCGATAATATGGGGCAATTTCTCCAAAGCGAGAACGCCTTTTATCTTTTACTGGGTAATCTTGATCGATTTGGTGGCTTGATTTTTCGCTTTATCTATCCTATTTTTGGTGCCTATGCCGCCTATTCTCTTGCCGATCGCCAAGGTATTGTACCGGGATTTATCGGAGGAAGCTTTGCTGCAGGACTCCACTTTAGCCTATGGGGTATTAGTGGCGTCGCCTCAGGCTTCCTCGGAGCAATGTTCTTAGGTTTACTTGCTGGATATGTTGCACGCTTTTTGAATCAACATATTAAATTAAGCAAAAATTTAGTCGCCATGAAGCCGATGTTTCTCATTCCTGGCATCTCGGTGTTGATCATCTTTATTGCGAACTTCTACTTTGTCGACCCGGTATTTGGTGCCCTCAACAGCTGGATGGAGAAATCCATTCGTGCTTTTGATACAGGCAGTGAATTAATGCTGGTAGCAATCATTGCCGCAGCCACCGCATTTGATTTAGGTGGACCTATCAATAAAGCCGCCGGAGCTATTGCCATTGGTTTAGCCGCCGATGCGATCTTTCCACTTACTGGGCGGGTATTAGCTATCGTAATTCCCCCCATCGGACTTGGACTCTCCACTGTTATCGATAAATATCTCGTAGGAAGACATGTCTACAGCGAAGAGCTACGCATCGTGGGTTCCTCATCCATTATCCTAGGATTTATCGCCATAAGTGAAGGAGCAATTCCCTTTATGTTGAAAAATCCCCTCATTACCATACCACTCAATATTCTTGGCGCCATAATCGGGGCTACTACCGCCGTAGCTTTGGGCGCAGTACAATGGAACCCCTTACCGGCAATCTGGGGATGGCCTTTGGTAGAAAACTTGTGGGCCTATCTGGTTGGCTTACTAGCAGGCGTCTTATTTATCGCCATTAGTAATGTGTTTGTTCGATTTTATCTTCTCAAAAAATTCAAAAAGAATCAACTCTAAAATTTATTACAAGGAGGATCTATTTACATGAAAAGACCTGTCCACGTTGTTGCACACTCGCATTGGGATAGAGAGTGGTACTTTACGCTAGAGGACTCGAACCTTATTTTGTATCGAAATTTACCTTATCTGTTAGATCTGCTAGAAAGCGATCCAAAATTTAGTTCTTATACATTTGATGGACAAAGTTCGGTTATAGAAGAATTTTTATACCTCTACCCCCAAGAGCGATCCCGTATAGAAGCTCTCGTGAAAGCCAAGCGCCTTTTTATCGGCCCTTGGTACACCCAGTGCGACACGCTCCTTGTTCACACCGAGTCGCTCATTCGAAACCTGCTACACGGCAAAAGAATCGCGAACCATCTAGGGCACAGCATGAATATTGGTTATCTCCCTGATGTCTTTGGTCAACATGCTTACTTACCTGCCATATTCCTAGAAATGGAAATAGATTGGGCAATTTTGCAACGCGGAATTCGTACGGCAGATTTAGCAAAAAATCTCCATTTCTATTGGCAATCTCCCGATGCGCAACGCATCCCCACGAACAATCTCTTTTTAGGCTATGGGGCTGGTAAATTCTTACAAAGTACCCCCTCCTACTATCAAGAAACGCTTCGCCCTATGCTTCAAAAACTCCAAGAGATGAACCAAGATACGCCAGCACTCCTGCTTCCTGCCGGTGGCGATCAAGTTTTGGCAAGAGCTCACTTTCCCCAAACCATTGAAAAACTCAACAGCATGCAAGAAGAGTATACCTTCATCTTGAGCGATTACGAAACATTCATGCAGGAGAGTTGGCGTAATAATCCGATCACGAATATTATTCATGGCGAACTTACAGCATCCCAACGCTCGCGCATTCATACAACCATTAAGTCGCAACGCTATGACATTAAATATAAGAGCTATCAAGTGGAACAACTTCTTCTACACCAACTAGAACCACTAGGGGTCATCGCCAGCACCATTCAGATCGACTATCCCAAAACACTCATCGATCAAATTTGGCGAAAACTCTTTGACGCACAATCTCACGATAGCTTAGGTGGCTGTAATAGCGATGAGACAAATGATCAAATCATACATCGACTCGATCAGGCCAAGCGTCTCTGCGACGGCGCGATTAATCTCCTGAAAAAAGAGATAAGCCATGCAATATCGCCACCAAATCAACAGATGTTTCTTCTCTTCTTTACACACGCTAGTGCAAGTGCACAACATCACAAACTCACCCTCTTTAGCGAACATCGTCATATTCATATCAAAGATCTTCAGCAACACCCACTATCCTTTGAAACCATCCAGGTAAAAGAGATCAGTGGCGGTAGCAAAATCGTTAGCACCGCACAAGGCGATCAACAAGTACATCTTCCGCCCTACTACCGCCATACATTACTACTCAAACTCGATTACCCATCCCAGATTGGCTATACGAGCTATCTCATCGAACAGAATACTCAACCAAGAGCCACTCCACTAGCTAACAATTCCAAACCAATCATAGAAAATACTTACTATCGTATTGAACTACAAAATCATTCGCTCTCTCTATTTGATAAGAAAAATCATCAACACCTAAGCAATTTTATCCACTTTCAAGATGAAGAGGATACTGGGGACTCTTACGACTTCGCCCCAGCTAACTCACCAAAGAGCACCCTTTCTCAGGATTATCATTATCAACAGTCAATCCACTTAAAAGAGATGCAATCACTCACTCTCTGCCATACCATTCAAACATTCGACAATCAATCCATTCAAGCTAGCACCACGCTCACCCTCTATGCAGATAATCCCCTCCTAGAAATTACCCACACCATCGACAATACAGCATCTAACCATCGTCTACGTGCCATTATTCATAGTAATCTCACCGCCACTGCCAGCTACAGCGATCAAGGCTTTAGCTTTTTAGAACGTCCTCTCACCCAAATCGATCAAGAAAATTGGCAAGCTCTAGGCTACGTAGAAGCACCACAAGCCATCTATGGCTTAGAAAATATGCTCTATGTTCAACAAGAAAAGAACATGTGTAGTATCTTTACACAAGGCATCAAAGAGTACTCCCTCTTAGAGGATAAGCAAAGCATCGCTCTTACGCTATTTCGCAGTGTAGGATTACTCGGCAAAGACGATTTATCCATCCGCCCTGGACGGGCCAGTGGCATCAATAATACTGTCGTATACACCCCCCATGCGCAACTGCACCAACGTATGGAATTCCACTATGCCGTGAGTTGGCAACACCATAGTATTCGCGATCTGTATACTAACCTCCATCGCTACCGACAGCCTCTTACGAGTTATCAAATACAAACGCTCAATTCACTGAAAGAACGTATCGATCGCTTTGAAATTCCGCTAAAAGAGAGCAATCAGCCCAACAAGAGAACGCTATTAACTTTACACAATAACGCTATCATCATGAATCTCTGTAAACCTAGCGAAGAGAATCCGCAAGACATCGTCATCCGACTCTTTAACCCAACAGCACAAACGCAAATCACCTCAATAGATCATTCGCTAGGTAAAATCTATCTATGCAATCTCTTAGAAAAAGAGTTAAGAGAGATCGAACAGATAGAAATTTCACCCTTTAGCTTTTGTACAATCAAAATCATTCCTAAGGAGAGTCATCATGACTAAATCGACCCTGATACATGCATTAATGGAGAAACTATGCTTCATTTATCCACAAAAAACCGCCAGTAATCTGCAATCAATGTTAGAAGAACATCTTGCCCAATGGGACAACCTAACCATACATAAAAGTGAAGCCATCAGCGAAAAAAATATTTATCTTATTGCTTATGCTGATAGTATCTATACAAAGGATGAATCCCCGTTTCTTACCTTAAATCGGTTTTTAGAAGACCAGACAGCTAACACGATATCAGACATTCACTTACTACCCTTCTTCCCCTTTACCAGTGATGACGGGTTCTCTGTCGTAGACTATCTAGCTATTAATCCTGCGTATGGTAACTGGCACGATCTGCAAACCTTAGGGAAGCGTTATCGACTCATGTTTGATTTTGTCGTTAACCACATCTCTCAATCAAGCGATTGGCTCAAAGGTTATCTTGCCGAAGAGCATCCTTATCGCCACTATTTCATCGAGAAAGAGGCAGGTTTCGATTATAGTTGCGTTGTACGACCACGTACCTCGCCCCTCTTTCATGCCTTTAACACCAACAATGGATCGAAAGATTTATGGACAACCTTCAGTCAAGATCAAGTAGATCTCAACTATCACTATCCGCCCCTCCTCATGCATATGAGCGATATTCTCCTTACCTATGTCGAACGTGGGGCAAGCTCCATTCGCTTAGATGCGATTGGCTTTTTATGGCGAGAAAGTGGAACCTCTTCTCTTCATCTCCCACAAACCCATGCCATTGTACAATTTTGGCGTTTATTACTAACGCATTATGCACCTAATGTTCAAATTATTACCGAGACAAATGTCCCTCATCAAGAGAATATCTCTTACTTTGGAGAAAACAATGAAGCACATATGGTCTATCAATTTGCGCTACCACCCTTGGTCTTACACACGTTTACCACTCACAATGCCACCAAATTCAATACTTGGGCAAAAGACATTCAAGCGATTTCTTCTGAGGCAACCTACTTCAACTTTTTATCTAGCCATGACGGCATTGGAATGCGCCCCGTAGAAGGAATTCTCTCTACGCAGGAGATCGAAAAGCTCGTTAAAAAAACCCTAAACAATGGGGGAAAAGTCTCCTATAAAACCAATAGCGATGGTTCGCAATCAGTTTATGAGTTGAACATAAACTATCATGATGCGCTGATTAATGATCAAGACGAGGACTCTTTACATGTAGCAAAAATTCTCAATGCAAATGCCTTACTCCTTTCGATAGTGGGCGTTCCGGCGATTTACTACCATAGTCTCCTTGGTTCGCGCAATGACTATCAGGGCTTTCTGGATACACAAATTAACCGTCGCATCAATCGCCAAAAACTCGAGTATAACCAACTGATCGCCTCGCTCCAAGATGATACACGAAAAAAAGCTATTTTTGAGGGAATCCTTAAACTTATCACCATAAGAAAAAAACATAGCGCCTTTTCGCCCTACGCACAACAAGAGATTCTTCAGGAGGAAAATCCCGCCATCATCCACCTCATTCGCATCAACACAACCAGCGGTGAACGCATCCATTTCCTAAGCAACGTCTCCAATATATCCCAGTTTATAAACGAAATACCACAAGGAATCAATCTCCTCGATCCCAAAGTAAAGATCACCAATCAACTACCTGCCTATGCCTTTCTCTGGATAAAAGAGTAAAGGATAAGCGAAAAGTGTCGATAGGTAAGATAATGTCTGAGGATCTTCTACATCTACTTTTAGAGCGCCTAGAGCAAGAAAAACGCCTGCAATTAAGTTTCAGCGAAGAGGAAATTTTGCGGGCGTTTTTCACCCATCTTCCCACCTCCGTCCACTGGACAATGAAAGAACTCACCAACCACGCAACGGTCTCCATCGCCTCCATCTCAAGACTCATCACCAAACTCAATCTCCATAGCTACAAAGAGATGCAACTTGCATTAGAGCTCTTTTATCAAGAGGTTAAAGAGAGTGTGCTACCTAAATCTACGCACCGAAATCCCATAACAGAAGAGATTACACGTATTCAAAGTATTACCAAAACCAACCTCGATCACTTCGTTAAAGATCTCAAAAATGCTCCCTTAACAACCTTTCTAACCATGCTTAAAGAGAGCCAGTTTACCATCATTTTATCGGTGGGCTTCTCACAATTTGCCTCCGACTATCTAGCCTATTCTCTACAAATTCAAGGGGTCAACATTCAATCGGTTAGCATGAACCTTCCTAGCGAAATTTATTGGACACTCCTCAAAAAGTGCGATCTCATCATCGTTATTTCGCGCTCAGCGACCACCCCTAGCATCAAAAAAAAGCTAGAAGAGGCGCAGTCCTTTAAGATTCCCTTAGTCGTTATCACAGGCAACCCCAAAGGAACCTACGCACAAGAAGCGACACTCGTACTGCCTATCTACGACCGTAATCCTTATCGCGACCAAAATTCCTATAGCGCTTTTCAGCTAAAACTCTTCTATCTTGCCGATATTATCCAAAATTTATGCTAATCAACGTGCTTTACGGAGAATAAAGGAATCAAACATTGAGGCTTCGCTAATCGGTACATCGCTATAATAAGCGCGCAAGGTGATCGCATCTGGCGTTACCTCCACCAGTGTTACCGATGGCCGATTATTCTGCTCGGTGTAGGCGTGATAGGGGTAGTCGGTGGGGTAGAGCGGATTAAAGCCCAACGAGGCAGCATTCCCTGTGTGATGGAAAAATTGTCCGCGTCGCTTGGTAAATTCGGCAAAGAGATTCTTTCCATTGGCAATATATCCCTCCCAAATCGGTTTTGCGCCAACCGTACCGTCCTCCAGCGTACCCCCGTTGGCGTTGTAGCCTCCTTCCAACATCAAGGTGCGACCATAGGCATGATCGTGTCCGTTAAAGACCACATCAATATCTAGCACCGAGAGGGCAGGTGATAAATCCGCACGTAGCGCTCGTAACACAGGGTGAATGGCATAACGGGTGGTAGCATAAGGCAGATAGTGAAAGTTAAGAATCTTCCATAGTGGTTCTTCGCCATTATTTTCGCGCTTGTATTTCTCGATGCTATCTTGCATAAACTGAATATGCTTAGACGTATCGGCAGGCGTACGATCAGTGGTGTCTAACGACATGAAGAGCACCTTGCCATAGGTAAAGGCGTAATTTCCCCCCGTGGGCGAACCGCCAATCGGGGTGAGAGTTCCAGGTAGATTAAAATGTTCTAAATAGATCGCGTGCTTATCGTGGCTACCCGAGGTAACACTTATCGGTATCTTAGTCATCAGCGGATGGGTAAAAAAGAGGTTATACTGATTTTGATGATCAGGGTGCTCAATTTGATCACCAGAACTCAACAGAAAACTTGCCTCAGGCCATTTAGTTAAGATATGATCCAGCGTGCGATGCCAAGCAATCGCTACAGGTTCGACCATACCATTCTTGCCCAGCTGCGCGTCTGTAACCGAGACAAACGCAAAGCTATCTAACATCGCGTCGGTTTTAAAGGAGTAAATATCACTAACCAACGCTTCAGACTTACCGTTATCATGCGCTATCTGATAGTAGTAGGTCGCCCCCGTTTCGAGATTGGTCAATGTAACATGGTTCGTAAAAAATCCATGTAAACGCTCCATCGGTTTACGCGTTGCAGGCACGCTCATCGGCGCTTGCCCCTCCTGCCAATAGGTGAGAACGCCTGCGCTAGGGCTACTGCTAGACCAAGCGAACCCACGCTGGGAAGCATCAACACCCAGATGGATATTTAGGTTGAGCATCACCGTTGGCTCCAGCGCGTAAGGAACATTAAAGAGCGTAAAATTCTTCACATCGAGATAAAGAATATCATCATTGGGGAGCGCCTGTAGCTCAAGGGTTAAACTATTCTCGCCATTTTTAAGCAAATCACTGGGCAAGTTGATAAAACGCGTCGTCTGGCTCATCTCATTGAATGGGCGGCTAACCCCATGCTGTACCGTATTTTGATATTCCGTAAGATCTACACCATTAAGATAGATACGGATAGCGCCACGGTGGTGTAAATCAACGTAGGCGGACTGGTAACGTTCAGCATCGTTGAGGGAAAAATCATAACGCAAGAGATGCCGTGTGTACTCACCATTAAACGTGGTCTGCACACTCTGCCATAGGCGCGCGTTGCCTTGCTTTGCCGACCCAAATGCACCATGCCCAACTTGCCCTTCATGCTCACGGATAGCAGGGGTATAGTGCCACAAGGTCGAACGATCCACCATCGCCTTGCCATATGGAGGCATATAAAAGCTCGCATGCTTGAGCGCAACAGTTATATCATCATGCGCCTCGATACCAAAGAGTGTAGTTGGGTCGCTATCTCTCTCGTTAATTTCTGTGCGTGCTTTAAAATAGATATCGCTAGCAGGGGCGATAATCGCATGCGTAGTGATCGATACGAGGTGCTTGCCCTTCGCCGATGCGCCCTTCGGGAGCAATGCAGAAGCCTGCATAAGCCCCATCTCGCTGGCTATGCCGTTATCTTCCGTAATAGCAAAATCGACTTGCGTGCTGGGGCTAGTGTAGAAGAGCGTTATGGGTAGAGGATTATCTTTTATCGCCGAAAGTTTCACCCGCCCATCATCGGTTGCCGACATATAATAAGTGATACGTGGATTGATAGGATTAATCGTGGAGCTGATAAAGTCGTTGGCGATAGCACCCACAAAGTAGACATGTGCGTAATCGGGCGTAAGGACAAAGCTGCCATCGCCAAACGCACCCACCTGCGCTGGACTCTTGCCTTCGTACATCACGAGGGATAGTGCAGGATTGTCGCTACGCAACTGCATGCGATAATTCCCGTTGGTGCGGTTAATCGATCGCTGAACAACCAAAGGTGCACGCTTTTTCTTGGAAGCATCATACAACATGGGCAAATTATCTTCATTGTAATTAAAGAGATCGACCGTATAAAGATACGCGCCATCGCCCAAATCGACAGGTGCAGGCATGGCAGGCATCGAGTAACGCGCAAGTTTTGGCGAACGTACCGCTGTATCCCCCGCAAGATCGCTATCTTCCATAAACATCGTTGCCCAGGTATGCGATCGTCCTTCGTTATAAAAACCATCGCCCATGTCATGACGCGCGGCAAAGCTAACCTCGCCCCAAGCTGGATCGTTAGAACGCAAATGAATTTCATACATGCCTTCGCCACTCACGCCATCAGGGGTAAGAAGCGCGCCTAAGGGCACATCGGCAATCGCGTTGCCAAAGGGAATTTCGACATCGTCTATTTCATTAGAATAGAAAAAATTAATCCCCGTTCCTGTCGCCTTAACCGCGACAAAAGCAAGCGTTCCCGTCTCCGCGTTAGGGTAGAGATAATGCGTGGCAGGCATCGCCTTTTGTAAATAGACATGATGGTACTGGGGAGTGATAACAAAGGTTTTCGCCTCTTTAAATGCGCCAATCGAGGTAATTTGCTCATCCACCACACGAAGCGTCTGCTTATCGCCCGATGCCGTTACTAAAAAGCGATAAAAGTGTGGATCACTCCGATCGACATCATAGATTAGCGCTTCACCGTCAAGCCGTTCTAATTTAGTGGCATCACTCGCGCCAAAAATATCAACCGTTGCCAGATAACTTTTACTCGTAGATTTACTACAAGAAACAACACTCAACACCAATAAAAGACTCCCCAACATACGCATCCATCGCATTGCATTACTCCCCTTTACTCTATTTTATTTTATCATGATACTTTCTATCTGTCAATCATTTTTATTAAATTTAATTATTCTTCTAAATATTAACTAAATTTCTCTTTACATTTTCTTTGGGATATTTTATAATGTGAAGTATGGAACAACAAGCATATCTAGCTTGCGGATGCTTTTGGGGCTCGCAGGCGCTCTTCGATCAACTAGCAGGAGTCATGCAAACCGAAGTCGGCTACATGGGCGACAACGAAGAACAAGCTCACTATGATATTGTAAAATATGGCACCACCGCCCACAAAGAGACCCTCAAGGTTACTTATAATGCAGACCAAATTTCGTATGAAGCTATCCTCAAGTATTTCTTTGAAATTCATGACTTTAGCCAAGAAGATGGACAAGGTCCTGACATCGGCGAGCAGTATAAAAGTGTCATCTTCTACCAAAATGAGACCGAACACGCTACCGCCCAAGCTATCATCAATCTCCTAAAAAAGCATAAATACCACGTCGCCACCCAGCTCTCACCCGCTATGCCTTTTTATCGCGCCGAGGAATACCATCAAAAGTACTACGCCAAACACCACGCCTCTCCTTATTGCCACATTCATCGAAATATTTTTGATAAATTATCCTAAATAAAATTTTAGCAAAAAGAGGAAGCTATGGAAAAAAAACCATTCTCAATTTATGGCATGCCCGCGCCATACTTTTTAGTCATCGCAGCCATCGTCTTAGGTAGTGCGTATAGTGGAATCCTACCCATGGGATTAATTGGCGGTACGGCATTCTTGTTAGTTGTTGGTATTATTTTGGGCGAAATTGGCGAGCGTATCCCCATCTGGAACACCTGGATTGGTGGCGGAGCAGTTTTAGCTTTTCTAGGATCAGCGATTCTTCTTTATTACAACCTCATGCCAGCAGGGAGTAAAGAAATTGCCGAACACTATCTCGATGAAGTTGATTTTCTCAATTTTTTTATTGCGGTTTTGATTACTGGTAGTATTTTAGCCGTTAATCGCTCCATCCTCCTCAAAGCTATTGCTGGCTATATCCCCACAATTCTCTTAGGTCTTGTTGGCGCGGTTATCTTGGGTTCGCTCATAGGTATGCTCTTTGGATTTAGCCCCAGCGAGATCGTCGCACAATATGTCTTACCAATTATGGGCGGTGGCAATGGTGCGGGCGCGATTCCCTTGAGTCAAATTTACGCCGAAATTCAAGGCGACAAAGCCATTAAAGCCGGTACAATCTTAGCCAACTCACCAGAGTTACTTTCATTTACCCAAGCCAAACAGTCTGAGTATTATAGTCAAGCGATCGCAATCCTTACTATCGCCAATATTTTTGCGATTATTTTTGGGGCGCTGCTGCATC is a window of Entomospira culicis DNA encoding:
- a CDS encoding MurR/RpiR family transcriptional regulator, which codes for MSEDLLHLLLERLEQEKRLQLSFSEEEILRAFFTHLPTSVHWTMKELTNHATVSIASISRLITKLNLHSYKEMQLALELFYQEVKESVLPKSTHRNPITEEITRIQSITKTNLDHFVKDLKNAPLTTFLTMLKESQFTIILSVGFSQFASDYLAYSLQIQGVNIQSVSMNLPSEIYWTLLKKCDLIIVISRSATTPSIKKKLEEAQSFKIPLVVITGNPKGTYAQEATLVLPIYDRNPYRDQNSYSAFQLKLFYLADIIQNLC
- a CDS encoding fructose-specific PTS transporter subunit EIIC, coding for MHIRNMTQESLILLEHEASTRAQVLDHLADQLEKAGYISNKQQYLQDVFTREEESPTGFEQGIAIPHGRSSAVIKSGFAFMRTKKVIKDWPSLDEENQVQLIFLLAIPQEGKSNEQMKLLATLSTALLNQNFIDDLIHGTTPKEILHALDKIDIQDKHRTQSSATISQKKRVLAITACATGIAHTYMAAEALVKAGKALDIDILVEKQGANGLEDKHTQTLIAQADALIIACDIAPKEIERFVGLPYISVKVAQPLKHAEELITRVLTNPDGRVETTAMENDTDQNKKHSLLSEMMQAIMTGISYMIPVIVAAGLMMGLAKLTAMAMGQIDNMGQFLQSENAFYLLLGNLDRFGGLIFRFIYPIFGAYAAYSLADRQGIVPGFIGGSFAAGLHFSLWGISGVASGFLGAMFLGLLAGYVARFLNQHIKLSKNLVAMKPMFLIPGISVLIIFIANFYFVDPVFGALNSWMEKSIRAFDTGSELMLVAIIAAATAFDLGGPINKAAGAIAIGLAADAIFPLTGRVLAIVIPPIGLGLSTVIDKYLVGRHVYSEELRIVGSSSIILGFIAISEGAIPFMLKNPLITIPLNILGAIIGATTAVALGAVQWNPLPAIWGWPLVENLWAYLVGLLAGVLFIAISNVFVRFYLLKKFKKNQL
- a CDS encoding glycoside hydrolase family 38 C-terminal domain-containing protein, which translates into the protein MKRPVHVVAHSHWDREWYFTLEDSNLILYRNLPYLLDLLESDPKFSSYTFDGQSSVIEEFLYLYPQERSRIEALVKAKRLFIGPWYTQCDTLLVHTESLIRNLLHGKRIANHLGHSMNIGYLPDVFGQHAYLPAIFLEMEIDWAILQRGIRTADLAKNLHFYWQSPDAQRIPTNNLFLGYGAGKFLQSTPSYYQETLRPMLQKLQEMNQDTPALLLPAGGDQVLARAHFPQTIEKLNSMQEEYTFILSDYETFMQESWRNNPITNIIHGELTASQRSRIHTTIKSQRYDIKYKSYQVEQLLLHQLEPLGVIASTIQIDYPKTLIDQIWRKLFDAQSHDSLGGCNSDETNDQIIHRLDQAKRLCDGAINLLKKEISHAISPPNQQMFLLFFTHASASAQHHKLTLFSEHRHIHIKDLQQHPLSFETIQVKEISGGSKIVSTAQGDQQVHLPPYYRHTLLLKLDYPSQIGYTSYLIEQNTQPRATPLANNSKPIIENTYYRIELQNHSLSLFDKKNHQHLSNFIHFQDEEDTGDSYDFAPANSPKSTLSQDYHYQQSIHLKEMQSLTLCHTIQTFDNQSIQASTTLTLYADNPLLEITHTIDNTASNHRLRAIIHSNLTATASYSDQGFSFLERPLTQIDQENWQALGYVEAPQAIYGLENMLYVQQEKNMCSIFTQGIKEYSLLEDKQSIALTLFRSVGLLGKDDLSIRPGRASGINNTVVYTPHAQLHQRMEFHYAVSWQHHSIRDLYTNLHRYRQPLTSYQIQTLNSLKERIDRFEIPLKESNQPNKRTLLTLHNNAIIMNLCKPSEENPQDIVIRLFNPTAQTQITSIDHSLGKIYLCNLLEKELREIEQIEISPFSFCTIKIIPKESHHD
- a CDS encoding sugar phosphorylase, whose product is MTKSTLIHALMEKLCFIYPQKTASNLQSMLEEHLAQWDNLTIHKSEAISEKNIYLIAYADSIYTKDESPFLTLNRFLEDQTANTISDIHLLPFFPFTSDDGFSVVDYLAINPAYGNWHDLQTLGKRYRLMFDFVVNHISQSSDWLKGYLAEEHPYRHYFIEKEAGFDYSCVVRPRTSPLFHAFNTNNGSKDLWTTFSQDQVDLNYHYPPLLMHMSDILLTYVERGASSIRLDAIGFLWRESGTSSLHLPQTHAIVQFWRLLLTHYAPNVQIITETNVPHQENISYFGENNEAHMVYQFALPPLVLHTFTTHNATKFNTWAKDIQAISSEATYFNFLSSHDGIGMRPVEGILSTQEIEKLVKKTLNNGGKVSYKTNSDGSQSVYELNINYHDALINDQDEDSLHVAKILNANALLLSIVGVPAIYYHSLLGSRNDYQGFLDTQINRRINRQKLEYNQLIASLQDDTRKKAIFEGILKLITIRKKHSAFSPYAQQEILQEENPAIIHLIRINTTSGERIHFLSNVSNISQFINEIPQGINLLDPKVKITNQLPAYAFLWIKE
- a CDS encoding aromatic ring-hydroxylating oxygenase subunit alpha, which encodes MNINRWYAVLSAEEIKYKKPLLKRRFGEEILFFRQKDKTIVALDNKCPHRGASLAHGELTEQNEIACPFHAIRFNQEGKATAIPANGLSAEVPKNMCVKSWPVQEAHGFIWLWYGEALEHYPPVPWFENLPDTMPYRESTHLWNCHYTRCIENQLDFAHVPIVHKKTIGRGNKTVIDMPMLEKNERGFLTKTDFHQDTGQVVDHKKHPAHDFSRFHLEFVWPNIWQNYLYNKARAVLAFSPIDEHHTLIYMRYYHEIPLFGSIVRHFGLQFSQKILQEDHDVVMTQRPDKSDYHMGEILLPQESPIILYRKGREEQQLY